A genomic window from Gymnodinialimonas ceratoperidinii includes:
- a CDS encoding DUF427 domain-containing protein has protein sequence MADHISIRDASGTWVVRASGAVVGESTTALELVEGGYAPVIYFPRADIGMSFLEESATTTECPHKGTATYYSVVGPDGEARDAAWSYENPKNGVSEIAGHIAFHTDRVAVEKL, from the coding sequence ATGGCCGATCATATCTCGATCCGCGACGCATCCGGCACTTGGGTGGTGCGCGCCAGCGGGGCCGTTGTAGGCGAAAGCACGACAGCGCTCGAACTGGTCGAAGGCGGTTACGCGCCGGTGATCTACTTCCCCCGCGCAGATATCGGCATGAGCTTCCTTGAGGAGTCGGCGACCACGACCGAATGCCCGCACAAGGGCACCGCAACCTACTATTCCGTCGTAGGCCCTGACGGCGAAGCCCGCGATGCGGCGTGGAGCTACGAGAACCCCAAGAACGGTGTCAGCGAGATCGCCGGGCATATCGCGTTCCACACCGACCGAGTGGCCGTGGAAAAGCTCTAG